aaagcgctacctggctgtgtctgctacctctgtccctagcgagagggtgtgttctccacagcaggagacattgttagtgcagcagatctgccctttcggcgagcaatgtggacaagtacatctttctttaaaaaaacatgaaaatacaatgacaagcaagtcctaatgtcaaactggctgcttagatactagtacagtacagttcaaatacagattatttcaattcatcgaaatgctgcactttaatgtttatttgattatattttgtatttatttgagtgaatacattattcacagtttaataataattaaaaaaatatatatatattttatgttttgtgataattttatCTGCTCTACCGAaacgtgacctaaaaaccgaggtacgtaccgaacctgAAAtttttgtgaaccgttacacccctagtaagtacctgtgaaaggtgctataataaataaacgtattattattattattattattattaccatgTAAACATACAGGAGCCAAGTAATGGTAAACCGATTCCTCCCCAAACTATTTAGGGTTGTACCCCCTAAGTACAATTTTATTGAGGATAATACTTGTTTTTCTTAtattttataaatacattttgatgAAAATAGCTCAAGATCTTAAGTAAATGTTTTGACTCCTatatttttgtgtgtttttcctgTGTGTGCCAGGGTCTACCCTTCACAAAAATAGCGCATAGTATAACAGCGCAGGACCACCAGCCAACTCCAGACTGCTGCATCTTGAGTATGGTTGTAGGACAGCTAAAAGTAAGTAGCACTATCCTTTATACCTTATTTTAAAGCATGTTAAGCATGTCATTTGTTTCACAatttaataatcacacattgaatgCTAGGGAATGTATGTTTTCATTTTTGTACCTGTGTTCCAATTATTTCTGTTACCATACTATCAAACAGACAAACTATGAAGGTTCCATTAAGAGAATACTCCCCTTTTCCCACATATTAGGTAGTACTCCCCAACCCCTTTACACAATTTGAATATGTGACCCGTGCTATTGAAATCCTTCGAGATCTAAGAGAAAAACTCATTTTTTGATCAGTGTGGTTGAttctaaacaaacaaagtcttggctttcagaatatcacatttgtattgtaatattcagacaataaatatatagtgtTGAGGCTTGTTAAGTTTTGTCAACTTGTCAAGGATCACATCTCCTCTCAGTCTGATCAGCACCGTTTCCCTCCCTCTCTACCTCTTCCCCCTACGTCACCCTGAAGTAaggagtgacaggctgatagtaacACGACAGGGCCCAGGACAGTGGCTATTGGCCTTAAGAATATACAAAATGAGTTGAAGCTTGTGAAGGTACAATAACGAGCGCTGAACGGGGCATCTTAGGCtggagccacacgaggacgataacgcaAACAGACCGaaatcgatatcaaaaaagtattccgctcgaaagcactggagacgctgtaatacagggatgggcaactttgatgatgGTGGGGCCAAATAAtttatgtactggccaccagggggccgcagagtcacttggaacacacaaaacacaaattccatgtattgtatgtaattattaacaaatatactaagtctgacatcttcattgatatTTTTCGATCTTtaagggaacatcctctaataagctcacacaacaaacatcagttcacagaaatgttatttaatttttaaaaGTGGCATGTTtatattgaacaggttatttaacagtggaatacaacttttaaactattggaaagtgtGCATTAAGATTAAACAGCAAAATCTCTCAAGAGAGGGAAGCGAGTCTCGGGCAACAGTCTCCAAAATGACATTCCCCTCTCATTCCGTTTCATTTGGAAAAATAAGTCACCTTGTAGTTCGCACAGTTCCATTTGTAGTTCAGGTGGCTGGTAATGCACAACCGCTGAGATGGGGTCAGTGAAAAGCTGGATTGTGCCTCGCATGTCGTGGAAATCCTGAAAGCGATTGTTGAATTGATCCTGCAACATTTTAAGGGCTTCTCTGTAGCGGTGGATCGTCATCTCACATTCGGCCAATTCGGGGATGTCATTGCGCAGCTCTCCACATGCGGGGAAGTGTTTCAAATTCGGGGGATCTGACGCAAGGTTATCTCTGAACAGGCCGAGTTTCATCTGAAAACTATTCACATGCACATTCCTTGCATTGATGGAGCCCCATCAGTAACAACGGCAGATAGCTTGTCAAATCCACCATATTCGCTGACAACACCCTTCACTGCGTCGAAAATGTCCGATCCCTTTGTTGTGCCGTGCAGTGGTACAAGTTTTAATACTTCCTTGTATACAtcaaatgacacatttattgATCTTGCGTACACCAGTCGCTGGCTAACATTGGTAACGTCTGTACTCTCATCTAACGCTAACGAAAAGCATGAACAGTCAGACATGATTTGTTTCAGCTTTCCCTCCACATGACTTTGAATGTCAAAAATCCTGCGAGTCACTGTGCGTCAGGAGAGTGACACCGTTTCAAAATGTTTTGCCATTTTTTCATCTCCAAAGGCGTTAGCTATCTCCATCGCGCATGTTTTCACCAAGTCTCCTTCTGATAGTGGCTTCTTTGCTTTGGCAAGCtggagtgagacagcatatgatGCTTTCAGACTTGATCCTTGGACACTTGTGACCTGGGTGAAAAAGCACTGTTGTTTTTGTACTTTCCCTTTCAGGTCCGCTAGGATCGCTGCTCTGCCGGCCCCGGTGTACCGGTCCTTGTGTGAAGTGTTGTAGTGGCGGCTCAAGTTGCTTACTTTCATGACAGCAACGGTCTGCAAACATGTTAAACATTGTAGATTACCCctgaattcagtgaaaagatacTCTTTCTCCCACTTTTCTTGGAAATCACGATTTTCCTCAAATATCTTGCTCATGCTGGCATCCACATAGGGCTGTGttcatatgtgacctgctctgtcgaaatcagtcggaagtcgcaacggctcatttcaaaataaaagtggatTTGTGTAAAGAAActagtttttcggggttcgttacagtttgttttcatctgatttcaaataaatacaGTCTTGGCTTTTAGaatattacatttgttttttcaaattcatgataaatacaactttgaagcttgtaaaggcataattacaagcggagaacggagtaatttaacgtcacagcaggcataacagcggccggtgtttcttgtgaatgttttccccgggaaacaaacccacacttttttttttttaagttgttTTCTAAATTTATCCGAGGGCCGCAAATGGCGAGCCGCGGGCCTCATGCGGCCCGCCATTtacttctgccacaaaagcagcgaagaagacttcccgtgcatggttgccatggttgccatggttgcccttctgtttattctccgctgtggacgctctggctttttttctccctccccgaggcaagcgtttgctcctgttGTAATTCTCCCcagtagtccaccagcagatgacaaacacccacctctccgcttCTTCCAAGGGACAAGGGGACCGTgcagcagagtttcagttagatttttttctgccggtcaacatgtccgttaaagttgaaatcttccggacaaaattagaaaagtgccggtcagaggtcttctttgttatttattgagcttcaaaacaaataaataacgactctatataataatataagaataaaaagCGGAGCCTTTCTTTTCCTCCCcatcttctgacagcccagcagctgatctctgagcaggagaggtggggagaggcggggctattgcttcaacgttatcaggaaatgatcgtataggcgtaaacacggagccgtttgcccccccagagcgttttgtttgcagatctacccacctagGGCCCCGTTATCGTTTTCTGCGTTTCCGTGTCGGCCTCGTGTGTCCGAACCGTCTATCTGATAGTGAACTGTAGCAGATACGACCGTTATCGTCCTTGTGTGGCTGAAAGCTCATGCCATAACATGCTTGTCCTCAAGGATGCTCACAGTATGTTTGCCTCCAAGAGGAACGCACAGGATAAccattagggctgctcaatctTTGCAAAAATCCTAAATATGATAATTGACTATATTTACCATAATGACTCATTGACTTTGTAAACatcttgtatttagaaataactttttgtttatctctaagtggttgaccaatcacaacagagccgggcTGCTAACGAgccagactgggctctggtttcagacagagggtgaaaagaggtgctgcagcagtagacagtagaggcacacaatacaaatatgaacctgaaaatgagcatgagcatgatagggcccctttaacacgATCTGCTGCTAAATACAATCACTGTATTgctgactatttgtgtttgtgtgtgtgttcgcagGCCGATGACGACCCCATCATGGGTTTCCACCAGAGTTTCATCCTGAAGAACATTAACGACGCGTGGGTGTGCACCAATGACATGTTCAGGCTGGCCATTCACAACTTTGGATAACTCCCCCTTCTCCACTCTGGTGGGCAGGGGCGGCCATAGTGAAGGGCATCACGTGATGAAGTACGGAGGGAGGGGaagggagagaggaagagggaacactCGTCCCTCCCTCCTGCTCTCTCATTTACGCCTGCTTGGCAAAACAAGCAAACACCGGATTCTAGATGTCAATCACTGAACCTCATCCAGgtggtttctttttcagaccACCACAGCCAGTAGAACTGCGACGCGTTTCTTTGCTCAGAGCCGGCGAACCAATCAGATGCCCCTGTCTGCCACTCCGCTGATCTGCATGGCCCTGGGAGCACCCCATTACAATATCCAATATCCAGATGACCTCCATTCGTGCCCTGCTCTCCACCCTTCTTTACTAAGTCCTTCCCAACTCTACTGTTGACTGCACTCAGTTCTGTTAGCACTGTCATTCATCGGGTCGGAAATCCGTGTTCAGGTTCATCAGTTCTTGTGTTTGAAGTTGTTTTTAGATCCTACTTGTATGTTGCCTCATTGTGTTTAACTTCCAATTATTAACTTTGCCATGAGTCGCTGTCATGCCAGGTTTTGCTCTTGCAAACCAAAGAAACATGGAGGACATAAAGTCTCACCATGCTGTGTGATTGGCTCCTgcattttccctctttttctccatctctctccatctctctgtctctcgctctctctgtctctcgctctctctgtctctcgctctctctgtctctcacccGTCTGGCATTTAACATGGACAACAGCCGCCATAGACAATAAAACCTGGACTTTTTTCTTAACGGTGTCTCTTCATATCATTCTCGACAGCTGATTGACTTTCAAATCTTTCACTTACCCCTCCACAGTAAGTCTTATTGAAAGTATTTAAAGCTGGAGAAGGCATTATATTTATGCCTTACACTGGGCAAGAATTGCAAAATGACCTTTTGGAATATTGTAATTCAAGTAGCCAGAGACAAAAGGAGACTTTAGCAAATCAAAGAATCACAAATAAACTGCCTCCCCCAGCTTTGAATGCATCTGATTTTGGCTTTTTGCAAATGAGTCACCTTACTCCAGAGGATCAGCTGGACAGTTGACAATTTCTCATTTATATCTATTGTGATCcaattgactgaaatgttcaaataaatgccaAATCGTAATTATGTAGATACTGACCTTATGAAGTGGACCGTGTGTCGGACAGATGTGACCAGGCCACCTAACTACAATGTGTCAACGCTGTTATAAAAGTCACTGTTTTACCCAGGCATGAGTTGCATTCATCGTCATGACTCCGTGTTGCCTTACATTGTAAATGAAACAAATGAGTTTCATAGAGTGAAGTACACAGATTTGAAACTTGAGAATAAAATAGCTTTAATTATAGATCTGTGCTCAGTATTACAAGATGCCATGAGTCACTGTTTCAGGCAAAAATAACTGGCTGCATGATTTGTTAAAAATATCTAATTGCGATCATTCTGACTGATATTGCATATGCGATACACAAAGTTTGAGGAAATGATAATTATTGCACCATTATTCTCATTTTCCTAGCGAAAGTCTCAagaataaaactataagtttaCAGAATGTGATGCACCACTTCAATACTCGGAATAATACAGAAATGGTATATCTTGCTTTAACCAATATTGCGCTTCCTGCAATTATGATATTGCACTAGCCCATATTGCGGCATCTGTGAAATCGCAGACCTAGAAAAAACACTGGATGGTTAATCCCTATAGTCAAGGGTAGCTGTAACCCAATATTCTATAAGGTGCTACTAGGGTTTATCCCCTACAACGGTTCACACCGTACAGCCAATACGAAAGTATTCAAAGTCAAAACTGGCTGACATTTGACGTACAAATTTGTAACATCAACTAAACGGCGTACAACTATTTTCCAAGAAGGAACTCCGaatataaattaaaatactGTAAATACCAGCAATCAAAGCACACAATATCTTACTAACTGGAACATTTAAAAAGGAGAAAAGTCAGTGTTTTATTAGCTGCCTCAAAGCATTCAGGATTTGGAGAGGATCTGCAGAGAGGAGTGGACCACAATACCTCCTGAAATGTTCAGCGTCTGACCTCGGTGCTGTCCAACA
This region of Pseudochaenichthys georgianus chromosome 6, fPseGeo1.2, whole genome shotgun sequence genomic DNA includes:
- the nutf2 gene encoding nuclear transport factor 2 gives rise to the protein MVDQPLWEQIGSSFVQHYYQMFDSDRSQLGSIYIDASCLTWEGQQFQGKRAIVEKLTGLPFTKIAHSITAQDHQPTPDCCILSMVVGQLKADDDPIMGFHQSFILKNINDAWVCTNDMFRLAIHNFG